One window from the genome of Solea solea chromosome 2, fSolSol10.1, whole genome shotgun sequence encodes:
- the LOC131476518 gene encoding 2-oxoglutarate receptor 1-like → MSSSMLYYGEVHNCTRVDQLLKRYLLPIAYSIIFIVGLVGNVISICVYVTKLRPWKSSSIIMVNLAVTDLLYVLSLPFLVHYYSNADAWVLGDFMCRFVRFGFHFNLYGSILFLTCHALFRYVVVAYPWRSAQVQQKLWGIIACVAVWTIAAAEITPMLTMISLTEKNNNTYCLDFASTIAYNFEDTVDVRWYSWLLTAVGFLLPLVVVFLCYIGIVKKLADGPYTTTPNRMRARRVTVLILVVFVVCFLPYHMLRALRIETRMMQEAPCMVERIVHAVYIISRPLAGFNTFFNLALYTLSGDKFRGAFVTIFYQKSWLSKATSLFQLAIISKEPSGTPTI, encoded by the coding sequence ATGTCCAGCAGCATGCTCTACTATGGAGAGGTTCACAACTGCACTAGAGTGGATCAATTGTTGAAACGCTATCTCCTGCCCATCGCCTACTCAATCATCTTCATTGTGGGTCTGGTGGGAAATGTCATTTCCATCTGCGTGTACGTGACAAAGCTGCGTCCCtggaaaagcagcagcatcatcatggtCAACCTCGCGGTCACCGACCTCCTCTACGTCCTCAGCCTGCCCTTCCTGGTTCACTACTACAGCAACGCAGACGCGTGGGTGCTCGGCGACTTCATGTGCCGCTTCGTCCGCTTCGGGTTTCACTTCAACCTGTACGGCAGCATCCTCTTCCTGACGTGTCACGCGCTTTTCCGTTACGTGGTGGTGGCGTACCCGTGGAGGTCAGCTCAGGTGCAGCAGAAGCTTTGGGGTATAATAGCATGTGTGGCTGTTTGGACAATTGCTGCCGCCGAAATCACGCCCATGTTGACAATGATAtctttgacagaaaaaaacaacaacacctacTGCTTGGACTTTGCGAGCACCATAGCGTATAACTTTGAGGATACTGTCGATGTGCGTTGGTATAGCTGGCTGCTAACTGCGGTCGGATTCCTACTGCCCCTAGTGGTGGTGTTCCTGTGTTACATTGGTATCGTGAAAAAGCTGGCGGACGGGCCGTACACCACCACTCCCAATCGGATGCGAGCGCGTCGAGTGACTGTACTGATCCTGGTGGTGTTTGTTGTGTGCTTTCTGCCGTACCACATGCTGCGCGCTCTGCGAATAGAAACTCGAATGATGCAGGAGGCCCCATGCATGGTGGAGCGGATTGTCCATGCTGTATATATAATCTCGAGGCCTCTGGCTGGTTTCAACACGTTCTTTAACCTGGCTCTGTACACTCTCTCAGGTGACAAGTTCAGGGGTGCGTTTGTCACCATTTTTTATCAGAAATCTTGGCTGAGCAAGGCCACATCCCTGTTTCAGTTGGCCATTATCAGTAAAGAACCCAGTGGCACGCCCACTA
- the LOC131455671 gene encoding kelch-like protein 41b codes for MDPNAIKEELRLFQSTLLQDGLKELLKENKFVDCNLKVGDRSFPCHRLIMAACSPYFRDVFFTEDGKEVENTHEVVLEDVNPSILDMIIQYLYSAEIDLTDDNVQDIIAVANRFQIPSVFTVCVNYLQKKISLSNCMAIFRMGLVLSCPRLAVAARNYIADRFEALYKDEEFLRLAPHELFAIIGGDSLNVEREEVVFEALMAWVRHDRDKRIKVLKDAFNCIRFRLMPEKYFKDRVETDDIIKADPELQKTIQVIRDAFKGKLPDKPTKKEGEQGANKEGGEEEEDEDSLFPGFLNDSRRHGMYTRDFIFMISDTAAVAYDVVENECFLAAMSEQVPRNHVSLVSEKNQLFIIGGLFVDEENKDMPLQCYVYLLDPLSSDWVALPPMPSPRCLFNMGESENLLFAVAGKDLQTNVSLDSVMCYDVEKMKWSETKKLPLKIHGHAVVSHKGLVYCIGGKTDDNKALNKVFAYNHKQSEWRELAAMKTPRAMFGAIIHNGKIVVAGGVNEEGLTATCEAYDFTTAKWEPFTDFPQERSSVNLLSSGGSLYAVGGFAMVQMENKEVAPTEVTDVWLYEEDKKEWSGMLREMRYAAGASCVSMRLNAARMPKL; via the exons ATGGACCCCAATGCCATCAAGGAGGAGCTGCGCCTGTTTCAGAGTACCTTACTCCAGGATGGGCTAAAGGAGCTGCTGAAGGAGAACAAGTTTGTGGACTGCAACCTGAAGGTAGGGGACCGTAGCTTCCCCTGCCATCGATTGATCATGGCTGCCTGTAGTCCATACTTCAGGGATGTCTTTTTCACAGAAGATGGCAAGGAAGTGGAGAACACCCACGAGGTGGTCCTGGAAGATGTCAACCCTTCCATCCTCGACATGATCATCCAGTACCTGTATTCAGCCGAGATCGACCTCACCGATGACAATGTGCAGGATATAATTGCTGTGGCAAACAGGTTCCAGATCCCGTCTGTCTTCACGGTGTGTGTTAACTACCTTCAGAAGAAGATATCCCTGAGCAACTGCATGGCCATTTTCAGGATGGGCTTGGTGCTCAGCTGTCCCAGGCTCGCAGTGGCTGCACGCAATTACATCGCTGACCGCTTCGAGGCCCTCTACAAAGATGAGGAGTTCCTCAGACTGGCACCCCATGAACTGTTTGCCATTATTGGCGGAGACTCACTGAATGTGGAAAGGGAAGAGGTGGTATTTGAGGCCCTCATGGCTTGGGTCCGCCATGATAGAGATAAGCGCATCAAGGTCTTGAAGGACGCGTTCAACTGCATTCGCTTCCGACTTATGCCAGAGAAGTATTTCAAAGACAGAGTGGAGACGGATGACATCATCAAGGCTGACCCGGAGCTTCAGAAGACAATCCAGGTCATCAGAGATGCCTTCAAGGGGAAGCTTCCGGATAAACCCACGAAGAAAGAAGGGGAGCAAGGTGCCAACAAggaaggaggtgaggaggaggaggacgaggacagcCTTTTCCCTGGGTTCCTGAATGACAGCCGGCGACACGGCATGTACACACGTGACTTCATCTTCATGATCAGCGACACAGCCGCGGTGGCGTACGATGTCGTCGAGAACGAGTGTTTCCTGGCGGCCATGTCCGAGCAAGTGCCGCGTAACCACGTCAGCCTGGTGTCGGAGAAGAACCAGCTCTTTATCATTGGTGGACTGTTTGTGGATGAGGAGAACAAGGACATGCCTCTGCAGTGTTACGTCTATTTG TTGGATCCACTCTCTTCTGACTGGGTTGCTCTGCCGCCCATGCCTTCGCCAAGATGCCTTTTCAACATGGGAGAGAGTGAGAACCTGCTGTTTGCCGTGGCTGGAAAAGACCTCCAGACCAACGTGTCGCTGGATTCTGTCATGTGCTATGATGTCGA GAAAATGAAGTGGAGTGAGACCAAAAAGCTTCCTCTGAAGATCCACGGTCACGCTGTCGTGTCCCACAAAGGACTGGTCTACTGCATTGGAGGAAAGACCGATGacaa CAAAGCCCTCAACAAGGTGTTTGCGTACAATCACAAACAGTCTGAGTGGAGGGAGTTGGCAGCCATGAAGACGCCCAGAGCCATGTTCGGAGCCATCATCCACAACGGCAAGATCGTGGTGGCAGGTGGAGTCAACGAGGAGGGTCTTACTGCCACATGTGAAGCCTACGACTTTACCACAGCCAA GTGGGAGCCTTTCACCGATTTTCCTCAGGAGAGAAGCTCTGTGAACCTGTTGAGCTCCGGCGGCTCTCTGTACGCTGTGGGCGGCTTCGCCATGGTTCAGATGGAGAACAAGGAGGTGGCTCCCACAGAAGTCACCGATGTCTGGCT GTATGAGGAGGATAAGAAGGAGTGGAGTGGGATGCTGAGGGAGATGCGTTACGCTGCCGGGGCTTCCTGTGTGTCCATGCGCCTCAATGCTGCCAGGATGCCCAAGCTGTaa